In one Antennarius striatus isolate MH-2024 chromosome 1, ASM4005453v1, whole genome shotgun sequence genomic region, the following are encoded:
- the ap1s2 gene encoding AP-1 complex subunit sigma-2: protein MQFMLLFSRQGKLRLQKWYVPLSDKERKKISRDLVQTILARKPKMCSFLEWRDLKIVYKRYASLYFCCAVEDQDNELITLEIIHRYVELLDKYFGSVCELDIIFNFEKAYFILDEFLLGGEAQETSKKNVLKAIEQADLLQEEAEAPRSVLEEIGLT, encoded by the exons ATGCAGTTCATGCTGTTGTTCAGCCGGCAGGGAAAACTGAGGTTACAGAAGTGGTATGTGCCTCTGTCTgataaagagaggaagaagatctCCAGAGACCTGGTTCAAACCATACTGGCCAGGAAGCCCAAGATGTGCAGCTTCTTGGAGTGGAGGGACCTCAAGATTGTGTACAAAAg ATATGCAAGCCTGTACTTCTGTTGTGCCGTAGAGGATCAGGATAATGAGCTGATCACGCTGGAAATTATTCACAGATATGTGGAGCTGCTGGACAAGTATTTTGGAAGT GTGTGTGAGTTGGATATTATATTCAACTTTGAGAAGGCCTACTTCATCCTGGATGAGTTCCTGCTGGGGGGAGAGGCCCAGGAGACGTCTAAGAAGAATGTGCTGAAGGCCATTGAACAGGCTGACCTGCTGCAGGAG GAGGCTGAGGCACCGCGGAGCGTTTTAGAAGAAATTGGGCTGACATAA